A window from Lachnoanaerobaculum umeaense encodes these proteins:
- a CDS encoding ABC transporter ATP-binding protein, giving the protein MKNNKNTLKRILNLLSPYKFRMAVSLILAVVIVLTTLYLPILTGRAVDTIVGKGNVDFERLIKIIFIMIIMMCVTAVAQWCMTAINNGVAYHMVRDIRNQAFNKIMRLPISYVDSTSHGEIINRIINDVDQFSEGLLMGFAQFFTGILTIVLTIIILFTINVYVTLVVLLVTPLAMLVAGFIAKNTYKHFKSQSEKRARMTGIVDEMIAGLSTVKNFTMENQIENEFKESDEELRVASQNAIFISAIAFPATRFVNSLVYAGVAISGALLVITGNMSVGQLTSVLSYATQYTKPFNEISGVVTELQNSFACAARVFSLIDEEEILPDKDVNNVIKDVEGNVEVSHVYFSYDKSKKLIEDLNLDVKAGQRIAIVGPTGSGKSTIINLLMRFYDIDSGSIKIEGKDIGDITRKSIRENFGMVLQETWLKNASIRDNIAFGKPDATFEEIEAAAKEAYADSFIKRLPDGYDTIVTEGGENLSAGQRQLLCIARIMLVLPPMLILDEATSSIDTMTEARISKAFDKMMMGRTSFVVAHRLSTIKNADMILVLKDGHIIEQGNHNELMDMKGFYYELNNAV; this is encoded by the coding sequence ATGAAGAATAATAAAAACACTTTGAAAAGAATTTTGAATCTTCTAAGTCCATATAAATTTAGAATGGCAGTCAGCCTGATACTGGCTGTAGTCATCGTGCTTACAACTCTCTATCTGCCGATACTTACAGGTAGAGCAGTGGACACTATTGTAGGCAAGGGTAATGTAGACTTTGAAAGACTTATAAAAATTATTTTTATTATGATTATTATGATGTGTGTTACTGCTGTTGCACAGTGGTGCATGACTGCTATAAACAATGGAGTGGCATATCATATGGTAAGGGATATAAGAAATCAGGCTTTTAATAAGATAATGAGACTGCCTATATCTTATGTTGATTCTACCAGTCATGGTGAGATTATAAATAGAATAATAAATGATGTGGATCAGTTCTCAGAGGGACTTTTGATGGGATTTGCCCAGTTTTTTACAGGCATACTTACTATTGTACTTACTATAATTATTTTATTTACAATAAATGTCTATGTAACTTTGGTTGTGCTGCTTGTTACTCCTCTTGCAATGCTTGTTGCAGGATTTATTGCCAAGAACACATATAAGCATTTTAAGTCTCAATCAGAAAAAAGGGCAAGAATGACCGGAATAGTGGATGAGATGATTGCCGGACTTAGTACGGTAAAAAACTTCACTATGGAAAATCAGATAGAGAATGAGTTTAAGGAATCTGATGAGGAGCTTAGGGTGGCAAGTCAAAATGCAATATTTATATCTGCTATAGCTTTTCCGGCCACCAGATTTGTAAATTCACTGGTTTATGCAGGTGTGGCCATTTCAGGTGCGTTACTTGTTATAACCGGAAATATGAGTGTGGGACAGCTTACTTCAGTACTTAGTTATGCTACACAGTATACTAAGCCTTTTAATGAGATATCCGGTGTTGTGACTGAATTGCAAAATTCATTTGCATGTGCAGCAAGAGTTTTTTCTCTTATAGATGAAGAGGAAATACTTCCTGACAAGGATGTAAATAATGTAATAAAGGATGTTGAGGGCAATGTAGAGGTATCACATGTATATTTCTCCTATGATAAATCAAAGAAGCTTATTGAAGATTTGAATCTGGATGTGAAAGCGGGACAGAGAATTGCAATAGTAGGCCCTACAGGAAGTGGAAAGTCAACTATTATAAATCTTTTAATGCGTTTTTATGATATAGACAGTGGTTCTATTAAGATAGAGGGCAAGGATATAGGTGATATCACAAGAAAATCTATCAGAGAAAACTTCGGTATGGTTTTGCAGGAAACATGGTTGAAGAATGCTTCTATAAGGGACAATATTGCCTTTGGAAAGCCGGATGCCACATTTGAAGAGATAGAGGCTGCTGCCAAGGAAGCTTATGCAGACAGCTTTATAAAGAGATTACCTGATGGATATGACACTATAGTAACAGAAGGAGGAGAAAATCTCTCAGCAGGTCAAAGGCAGCTTTTATGTATTGCAAGAATTATGCTGGTATTGCCTCCTATGCTTATACTTGATGAGGCGACTTCCAGTATTGATACAATGACGGAGGCTAGAATAAGTAAGGCATTTGACAAGATGATGATGGGAAGAACAAGCTTTGTTGTGGCACATAGACTTTCAACTATAAAAAATGCTGATATGATACTTGTACTTAAAGACGGTCATATAATAGAACAGGGAAATCATAATGAGCTTATGGATATGAAGGGCTTTTATTATGAGCTTAACAATGCGGTATAA
- a CDS encoding ABC transporter ATP-binding protein: protein MLRLIRYLKEYKLESVLAPLFKLLEAAFELLVPLVIARIIDIGIVNKDSKYVINMGILLVSLAMIGLTSAIIAQYFSAKAATGFGTKLRDDLFAHILSFSHAETDVLGRDTLVTRVTNDSDQVQNGVNRFFRLVLRSPFIVAGAFIMSFHIDAKMSLIAFTVIVILAIIVAFIMSKSIELYRNVQRKLDKVLGKTGENLTGIRVIRAFSKESSEILEYNNATKDLYNDQVLVGNISALLNPLTYVVVNLGIVAILQTGAIQVNIGNLTTGQVVALINYMSQILVELVKFANLIILLSKASACAKRINEIFDIKSSISGGSDELNLKDFDGEIIAFENVGFVYPKSKEEALSDITFSVKKGETIGIIGGTGSGKSSLINLIPRFYDISRGSIKLAGRDIKEYSLESIRKNVALVEQKSRLFRGNIRNNLLWGDAKASDKALYEAADIAQAMDVINSKEGKLDSEVAMYGNNFSGGQKQRLSIARSLVKKAGILILDDSSSALDYATDSRLRKAIREIENVTTLIVSQRIVSIKNSDRIIVLDDGRIVGIGTHDELLENSPIYKEIYNSQIMAKEDSDEE from the coding sequence ATGCTGAGATTAATTCGCTATTTAAAGGAATACAAATTAGAGTCTGTTCTGGCACCTTTGTTTAAGCTTTTGGAAGCGGCATTTGAGCTGTTGGTTCCACTTGTTATAGCAAGAATAATAGATATAGGTATTGTAAATAAAGACTCAAAATATGTGATAAATATGGGTATATTGCTTGTAAGTTTAGCTATGATTGGACTTACCTCCGCTATCATTGCTCAGTACTTTAGTGCAAAGGCGGCAACAGGTTTTGGAACAAAACTAAGGGATGATTTATTTGCTCATATTTTGAGCTTTTCACATGCTGAGACTGATGTACTTGGAAGGGATACTTTAGTTACCAGAGTGACAAATGACAGTGATCAGGTTCAAAATGGAGTAAACAGATTTTTTAGATTGGTTCTAAGATCACCATTTATAGTGGCAGGTGCATTTATAATGTCCTTCCATATAGATGCAAAGATGTCACTTATTGCATTTACTGTGATCGTTATACTGGCAATAATAGTGGCATTCATTATGTCAAAAAGCATTGAACTTTACAGGAATGTACAAAGAAAGCTTGATAAAGTACTTGGAAAGACAGGAGAGAATCTTACAGGTATAAGGGTTATTCGTGCTTTTTCAAAGGAGTCAAGTGAGATTTTGGAGTATAATAATGCTACTAAAGATTTATACAATGATCAGGTATTGGTCGGAAATATCTCCGCACTTTTGAATCCTCTAACATATGTGGTGGTAAATCTGGGTATAGTGGCTATATTGCAAACAGGAGCTATACAGGTGAATATCGGAAATCTTACCACAGGACAGGTGGTGGCTCTTATAAACTACATGTCACAAATTTTGGTAGAGTTAGTAAAGTTTGCAAATCTTATAATACTTTTATCAAAGGCAAGTGCTTGTGCTAAGAGAATTAACGAGATATTTGATATTAAATCTTCTATAAGTGGTGGAAGTGATGAGCTGAATCTAAAGGATTTTGATGGTGAAATAATTGCTTTTGAAAATGTAGGATTTGTGTATCCTAAGTCAAAGGAAGAAGCTCTTTCAGATATCACATTCTCTGTAAAAAAAGGAGAAACTATAGGTATCATAGGTGGTACAGGTTCCGGTAAGAGTTCTTTGATTAATCTTATTCCAAGATTTTATGATATAAGCAGAGGAAGTATAAAGCTGGCAGGTAGGGATATCAAGGAATACAGTCTTGAGTCAATCAGAAAAAATGTGGCATTGGTTGAGCAAAAGTCCAGACTTTTTAGAGGCAATATCAGAAACAATTTGCTTTGGGGTGATGCTAAAGCTTCTGATAAAGCATTGTATGAGGCTGCAGACATTGCACAGGCTATGGATGTTATCAATTCAAAAGAGGGTAAGCTTGACTCTGAGGTAGCTATGTATGGCAATAATTTTTCAGGTGGACAAAAGCAGAGACTTTCTATTGCCAGAAGTTTGGTGAAAAAAGCAGGAATATTGATACTTGATGATTCATCATCAGCACTTGACTATGCTACTGATTCGAGACTTAGAAAGGCTATTAGAGAGATAGAAAATGTCACTACATTGATTGTAAGTCAAAGAATAGTTTCTATAAAGAATTCAGACAGAATAATAGTATTGGATGATGGAAGAATAGTCGGTATAGGTACTCATGATGAGCTTTTAGAGAATAGTCCAATATATAAGGAGATATATAATTCTCAGATTATGGCAAAGGAGGATTCAGATGAAGAATAA
- a CDS encoding undecaprenyl-diphosphate phosphatase, whose protein sequence is MNILEILKVIIIGIVEGITEWLPISSTGHIVLVEQLFQLNASKEFKAMFEVVIQLGAILAVVVMYFRKLNPFSKSKSPKKRRLAMELWTKIIIACLPAAMLGLLIDDWVEEHLLNGFVIAMALIIYGVLFIMIENSNKKREYSIRNVNAIDYQTALSIGFFQVLALVPGTSRSGATIIGGMILGATRSVSAEFSFFLSIPIMFGASFLKLAKFGLHYTVAEVVYLLLGMFVSFIVSIFSINFLLNWIKKNDFKFFGYYRIGLGIIVLVWYFVSTLMKMK, encoded by the coding sequence ATGAATATACTGGAAATACTCAAGGTTATAATTATTGGTATTGTAGAGGGTATAACTGAATGGCTGCCGATAAGCTCCACAGGTCATATTGTTTTGGTGGAGCAGCTGTTTCAGTTAAATGCAAGCAAAGAGTTCAAAGCAATGTTTGAGGTGGTGATACAGCTTGGAGCTATTTTGGCGGTGGTTGTAATGTATTTTAGAAAGTTGAATCCATTTAGTAAAAGTAAGAGTCCAAAGAAGAGACGTCTTGCTATGGAATTGTGGACGAAAATAATAATTGCATGTTTGCCGGCGGCTATGCTTGGACTTTTGATTGATGATTGGGTTGAGGAGCATTTGCTTAACGGTTTCGTTATAGCTATGGCACTTATTATCTATGGTGTTTTATTTATAATGATAGAAAACTCCAATAAAAAAAGAGAGTATAGCATTAGAAATGTGAATGCAATAGATTATCAAACTGCTTTGTCTATAGGATTTTTTCAGGTGCTTGCACTTGTACCGGGTACATCAAGATCTGGAGCGACTATCATAGGCGGTATGATTTTGGGAGCTACAAGGTCTGTATCCGCAGAGTTCTCTTTCTTTTTAAGTATTCCTATAATGTTTGGTGCAAGCTTTTTGAAGCTGGCTAAATTTGGATTGCATTATACTGTAGCAGAGGTTGTTTATCTACTACTTGGAATGTTTGTTTCATTTATTGTATCTATATTTTCAATCAATTTCTTGCTTAACTGGATAAAGAAGAATGATTTTAAGTTCTTTGGATACTATAGAATCGGTCTTGGAATTATAGTATTGGTATGGTATTTTGTATCGACTTTGATGAAAATGAAATAA
- the ung gene encoding uracil-DNA glycosylase, translated as MSELTGEWKEVLSAEFRKPYYRSLYEFVKEEYSKYIIYPPADKIFEALHLTALSDIKVVILGQDPYHGENQAHGLSFSVPKSQKKIPPSLVNIYKELQDDVGTYIPNNGNLLKWSKQGVLLLNTILTVRAHKAFSHQGKGWENFTDAIIKIINDTDRPIVFMLWGSAAISKSKMLNNPKHLVLKSVHPSPLSAYRGFFGCKHFSKANEFLLKNNISPIDWQIENV; from the coding sequence ATGAGTGAATTGACCGGAGAGTGGAAGGAAGTACTCAGTGCTGAGTTTAGAAAGCCGTATTATAGGAGCTTGTATGAGTTTGTAAAGGAGGAATATAGCAAATATATTATATATCCTCCGGCAGATAAGATATTTGAGGCTCTACATCTTACAGCATTATCAGATATAAAGGTAGTTATTTTGGGTCAGGACCCTTATCATGGTGAGAATCAGGCCCATGGACTGTCTTTTTCAGTGCCAAAGTCTCAAAAGAAAATCCCACCTTCGCTGGTAAATATATATAAAGAACTTCAAGATGATGTGGGAACATATATACCTAACAATGGTAATCTACTAAAGTGGTCAAAACAGGGTGTACTTTTGTTGAACACTATATTGACTGTAAGAGCTCATAAAGCTTTCTCACATCAAGGCAAGGGATGGGAGAATTTCACAGATGCCATAATAAAAATTATTAATGATACCGACAGACCTATAGTTTTTATGTTGTGGGGCAGTGCGGCTATATCAAAGTCAAAGATGTTAAATAACCCTAAGCATTTAGTACTGAAGAGCGTTCACCCAAGTCCACTATCTGCATATAGAGGATTTTTTGGATGTAAGCATTTTTCAAAAGCAAATGAATTTCTTTTAAAGAACAATATATCTCCAATAGATTGGCAGATAGAAAATGTTTAA
- the cas2 gene encoding CRISPR-associated endonuclease Cas2 → MFVIVTYDVNAKRDPKVMKTLRKYLTHEQRSVFEGLITPGRLKHLKEELKRIVDVSEDCINIYSLETLRYSKKESIGKQVYHGNIL, encoded by the coding sequence ATGTTCGTCATTGTCACCTATGATGTGAATGCTAAACGAGATCCTAAGGTGATGAAAACTCTCAGAAAATACCTTACACATGAACAGCGTTCAGTATTTGAGGGGCTTATCACACCAGGACGACTAAAGCATCTAAAAGAAGAACTTAAAAGAATTGTGGATGTTTCTGAGGACTGTATTAATATTTATTCTTTGGAAACTCTTAGATATTCCAAAAAAGAAAGCATTGGAAAACAGGTGTACCATGGGAACATACTATAA
- the cas1b gene encoding type I-B CRISPR-associated endonuclease Cas1b, translated as MKKLTMADIFIPEQIEEALSHLSTKKDTCGIDGLYLSELRDDWNINGARYLSLLRDGKYKPGIVQIYEIINYTGKRRSISSFNSVDRLILRCLATSLEKYYDSIFSACSFAFRPGLGVDKAVASFVSNLNKGLDKVVVIDIKHYFDSIPIDRLEMILKRIIDDKILISLFHKFLYCRISEENIIKTKNKGILQGSPISPFLGNLYLSLLDTQLESMQIPFCRYCDDISMFFSSFEEAKEGYTKVIDILKNDLEMDINSQKSGIYEGIKQNYLGYSFTKNKKQNQILAIKKKKAPPQIYQHWSTTAIQRIDRNYHIINNGILNRKDFTILFENDRGKKYLPVEATESLNVYSSVIFSSDFFKYIGGKKISVNIFDKYGELAGTFSPPESLHGGLTMLKQAAIYLDEDKRKLIARKLEIASLHNMRSNLKYYERHHSHENLKNGIKAFSEWITEMNEATDVPMLLTIEARARQLYYSLFHEIIDDPAFRFTKRTRRPPRDPLNALISFGNMFLYNRIATEIQKTSLDIRIGFVHATNRRSQSLNLDIADLFKPLIVDRAIFTIINRHMIHASEHFEKTEDGGIYLNKEGKQIFINELENKVYQKQTEENQPRTYDTRIREEIHKIFRFVCYDEKYKPFKYN; from the coding sequence ATGAAAAAGCTTACAATGGCAGATATTTTTATCCCAGAACAGATTGAAGAAGCCCTATCTCATCTGTCTACCAAAAAAGATACTTGTGGAATAGATGGACTCTATCTTTCTGAATTAAGAGATGATTGGAATATTAATGGAGCTAGATACCTTTCTCTACTGCGTGATGGAAAGTACAAACCGGGTATTGTTCAAATCTATGAAATAATAAATTATACAGGTAAAAGGCGTTCTATATCTTCTTTTAACAGTGTTGATCGCCTTATTTTGCGTTGCCTTGCAACATCTTTAGAAAAGTATTATGATTCCATATTTTCTGCTTGCAGCTTTGCCTTTCGTCCGGGACTTGGAGTAGATAAAGCTGTAGCATCCTTTGTAAGCAATCTAAATAAAGGATTAGATAAAGTTGTCGTAATTGATATAAAACATTACTTTGATTCAATACCTATAGACCGACTTGAAATGATTTTAAAAAGAATTATTGATGATAAGATCCTCATCTCTCTTTTTCATAAATTTTTATACTGTAGGATTTCAGAGGAAAATATAATAAAAACAAAAAATAAAGGGATTTTACAAGGTTCTCCAATCAGTCCCTTTCTTGGGAATTTATACCTTTCTCTTTTAGACACACAGCTTGAGTCAATGCAGATTCCATTTTGTCGATACTGTGATGATATTTCTATGTTCTTTTCAAGTTTTGAGGAGGCAAAAGAAGGCTATACAAAAGTAATCGATATTCTAAAAAATGATTTGGAAATGGATATAAATAGTCAAAAAAGCGGAATATATGAGGGAATAAAGCAGAATTACTTAGGATATAGCTTTACTAAAAATAAAAAGCAAAATCAGATTCTTGCAATAAAGAAGAAAAAAGCACCACCACAGATATATCAGCATTGGAGTACTACTGCTATTCAAAGAATAGACAGAAACTATCACATTATTAATAATGGAATCTTGAATAGAAAAGATTTTACTATACTATTTGAAAATGATCGTGGGAAAAAGTATCTTCCTGTAGAGGCTACTGAAAGTCTGAATGTATACTCTTCCGTTATCTTTTCCTCTGATTTCTTCAAATATATAGGCGGTAAGAAAATCAGTGTGAATATTTTTGATAAATATGGAGAACTTGCCGGTACCTTTTCACCACCTGAAAGTCTTCATGGTGGACTTACAATGTTAAAGCAAGCTGCCATTTATCTGGATGAAGATAAGAGAAAGCTTATTGCAAGGAAACTGGAAATAGCTTCACTTCACAATATGCGTTCCAATCTCAAATATTACGAGAGGCATCATTCACATGAAAATCTAAAAAACGGAATAAAAGCTTTTTCTGAGTGGATAACTGAAATGAATGAAGCCACAGATGTACCAATGCTTTTAACAATAGAAGCCAGAGCCAGGCAGTTATACTATAGCCTTTTTCATGAAATTATAGATGATCCGGCATTCCGGTTTACCAAAAGAACTAGGCGTCCCCCTAGGGATCCTCTTAATGCTCTTATAAGTTTTGGGAATATGTTTTTATATAATCGTATAGCTACAGAGATTCAAAAAACCTCTTTGGATATTCGCATTGGATTTGTTCATGCCACCAACCGAAGAAGTCAGTCCTTAAACCTTGACATTGCAGATCTATTTAAGCCATTGATCGTAGACCGAGCCATATTTACTATAATAAATCGCCATATGATACATGCCTCTGAGCATTTTGAAAAAACTGAAGATGGTGGTATATATCTAAATAAAGAAGGAAAGCAAATTTTTATCAATGAACTTGAAAATAAGGTATATCAAAAGCAAACTGAGGAAAATCAACCACGAACCTACGATACCAGAATTAGAGAAGAAATACATAAAATATTCAGGTTTGTCTGCTATGATGAGAAATACAAACCATTCAAGTATAACTAA
- a CDS encoding TM1812 family CRISPR-associated protein — MSATILMAVSTFNGRNYPGMERGDSFQGVGNDGKDITIDDCKSQGESVVRYFLKLMPSDDEVDIVMLCSRKTLEKDEKNGIDNKGNIYSAVSYLIERIDRSPEKGKHKINYKVIKLYKNELPVEHRLQEMDDIDPSIPLMPATKEEEIHFPEDELGAISEAAEFIRYKKLQEKRSFRLYIDTHGGLRDVVLSLSAVISLLSVGESIRPKLISGINMALARIEDQSATFNIFNFFSGINDFLHFGNADILSEYFDMKKDVSYLAGADPIVQKTAKQIVKHMQKISLGAQMSDPKAFLEGLKELGNEFEKNGGSSLKGTTLGIFEKKIKDEYGSLLTNPNILDLIIWCIDHGLIQQALTFIESMLPYYYWDKKLLYFDKEQLKKFDEDAYIAFNRYIGRLRFNQQKSNKELNFFAYHLLENTGEYDVTWARPRNTTLRYYHPEDAAKGEDLEAKSKWINYDNYGNVKMEDFRNKVVPLLQSHRILKIIRNSFNHGNSEYRVSLPKLKMFIINYISDLKKAKK, encoded by the coding sequence ATGTCTGCTACAATACTTATGGCAGTCAGCACATTTAATGGAAGAAATTATCCTGGAATGGAAAGAGGTGACAGCTTTCAGGGTGTAGGAAATGATGGAAAAGATATTACTATTGATGATTGCAAATCCCAAGGGGAAAGCGTAGTCAGATATTTTTTGAAATTAATGCCTTCTGATGATGAAGTCGATATTGTAATGCTTTGCAGTAGAAAAACATTGGAAAAGGATGAAAAGAATGGAATTGACAATAAGGGTAATATTTATAGTGCAGTATCTTATTTGATAGAAAGAATTGACAGGTCACCTGAAAAAGGGAAGCATAAGATAAATTACAAGGTGATAAAATTATATAAGAATGAACTTCCGGTTGAGCATAGATTGCAGGAGATGGATGATATAGATCCCTCTATTCCTTTGATGCCTGCGACTAAGGAAGAAGAAATACATTTTCCTGAAGATGAACTTGGAGCTATTTCAGAGGCGGCAGAGTTCATTCGATATAAGAAGTTGCAAGAAAAAAGATCATTTAGACTATATATTGATACGCATGGTGGTCTAAGGGATGTAGTATTGTCTTTGAGTGCTGTTATTTCTTTGCTATCTGTTGGAGAATCTATCAGACCAAAGCTTATAAGTGGTATAAATATGGCTTTAGCCAGAATAGAAGATCAAAGTGCAACATTTAATATTTTTAATTTTTTCTCAGGTATTAATGATTTTTTGCACTTTGGAAATGCAGATATATTGTCAGAATATTTTGATATGAAAAAAGATGTTTCATATCTGGCAGGAGCTGATCCAATCGTACAGAAAACAGCAAAGCAAATTGTAAAGCATATGCAAAAGATTTCTTTGGGAGCACAGATGTCTGACCCTAAGGCATTTTTGGAGGGACTGAAGGAACTTGGAAATGAATTTGAAAAAAATGGTGGCAGCAGCTTGAAAGGGACCACGCTTGGAATATTTGAAAAAAAGATAAAAGATGAATATGGAAGTTTGTTGACAAATCCAAATATTTTAGACCTGATTATTTGGTGTATTGACCATGGATTGATTCAACAAGCACTTACATTTATAGAATCTATGTTGCCATATTATTATTGGGATAAAAAACTTTTGTATTTTGATAAGGAACAATTGAAAAAATTTGATGAAGACGCATATATTGCATTTAATAGATATATAGGTAGATTGCGTTTCAATCAGCAAAAGTCAAATAAAGAGTTAAACTTCTTTGCATACCATTTATTAGAGAATACGGGGGAATATGATGTAACTTGGGCTAGGCCAAGAAATACTACTTTGAGATATTATCATCCTGAAGATGCAGCAAAAGGAGAGGATTTGGAAGCAAAAAGTAAATGGATTAACTATGATAATTATGGAAATGTGAAAATGGAGGACTTTCGCAATAAAGTAGTACCTCTTTTACAAAGCCATCGTATTCTGAAAATAATTCGTAATTCATTTAACCATGGAAATTCGGAGTATAGAGTAAGCCTTCCAAAATTAAAAATGTTTATTATAAACTATATTTCTGATTTGAAAAAAGCTAAGAAGTAG
- a CDS encoding IS1182 family transposase, whose translation MKNLPNTYCNSKQGYLPLFFSDCLDLLDPVLTFDRLIGGIDLNKYLTDIPEYITGRRRYNPVNMLKTVLFGFMTSGYCSLRKLEDNCKVNIRFMYLMDNRTPSYRTFGYFINKILKDKIENIFNDINHAIFNEEHVDLQHLYIDGSKFEANANKYTWVWKKATEKFRYKLYEKITAEIDEINAEIAWSGVQITTNTEYVPDYLNEIVEQLVLLWELDTSTFVYGSGKRKSKEQRHYEHLTTFCHKLQEYIQKIEISGTDRNSYSKTDTSATFMRIKTDYMGNDQLLPAYNVQIGVADEYIAVVDVNHYRSDMDCFVPLMEHFKQTYGFYPKYPVADAGYGSYNNYIFCEQNGIEKYMKFPMFKKETKDRKYHEDPFRAVNFRIDEQGVMRCPNDKAFHFLCRKDVRGNQYGRKEELYECEDCSGCPYAKKCKKTDKNRTVRINQELTSMHREVIENLESIHGALLRMNRSIQAEGTFGIMKSDRWYKRIVRRGIHSVKLEVLLVAIGHNLYKYQKKKTRNRTSA comes from the coding sequence ATGAAAAATTTACCCAACACTTATTGTAATTCAAAACAAGGATATTTACCACTGTTTTTTTCAGATTGTTTGGATCTGCTGGATCCTGTTTTAACATTTGACAGATTGATAGGAGGAATCGATTTAAACAAGTATCTGACGGATATTCCGGAGTACATAACCGGACGACGCAGATATAATCCGGTCAACATGTTAAAAACAGTACTTTTCGGATTTATGACTAGCGGTTACTGCTCTCTGAGAAAACTGGAAGACAACTGCAAAGTTAATATCAGGTTCATGTATCTCATGGATAACCGGACTCCATCATACAGAACCTTTGGATATTTCATCAATAAAATACTTAAAGATAAGATTGAAAACATTTTTAACGATATCAATCATGCTATCTTTAACGAGGAGCATGTAGATCTGCAACATCTCTACATCGACGGCTCCAAGTTTGAAGCAAACGCAAACAAGTATACCTGGGTATGGAAGAAGGCTACGGAAAAGTTCCGTTACAAGCTTTACGAAAAAATCACTGCGGAAATTGATGAAATTAATGCAGAAATCGCATGGAGTGGGGTGCAGATCACAACAAACACAGAGTATGTACCGGATTATCTGAATGAAATTGTTGAGCAGCTAGTACTTTTATGGGAGCTGGATACAAGTACATTTGTTTACGGAAGCGGAAAGCGAAAATCCAAAGAACAGCGTCATTATGAACACTTGACTACGTTCTGTCATAAACTTCAAGAATACATACAAAAAATTGAAATCAGTGGTACTGACCGAAACAGTTACTCTAAAACAGATACATCAGCTACCTTTATGCGTATCAAAACAGATTACATGGGCAATGATCAGCTTCTGCCGGCATATAATGTACAGATTGGTGTAGCAGATGAATATATTGCAGTTGTTGACGTGAACCATTATCGTTCGGATATGGATTGTTTCGTTCCTTTGATGGAGCACTTCAAACAAACTTATGGATTCTATCCCAAATATCCTGTGGCAGATGCCGGATATGGCTCATACAACAATTATATTTTCTGTGAACAGAACGGAATTGAAAAGTATATGAAATTTCCAATGTTTAAAAAGGAAACTAAGGATCGGAAATATCATGAAGATCCATTTCGTGCAGTTAACTTCAGAATCGATGAGCAAGGAGTCATGAGATGTCCTAACGATAAAGCATTCCATTTTTTATGCAGAAAAGATGTGAGGGGAAATCAGTACGGACGCAAGGAAGAACTGTATGAATGTGAAGACTGTAGCGGATGTCCATATGCAAAGAAATGTAAGAAGACAGATAAGAATCGAACCGTTAGGATCAATCAGGAACTAACTTCCATGCACCGGGAAGTAATCGAAAACCTGGAAAGTATCCACGGTGCGTTATTACGAATGAACCGTTCGATACAAGCAGAAGGTACTTTCGGAATTATGAAAAGCGACCGTTGGTACAAGAGAATTGTCAGAAGAGGTATTCATTCAGTCAAACTGGAAGTTTTACTCGTGGCGATAGGCCATAATTTATATAAATATCAGAAAAAAAAGACAAGAAACAGAACTTCCGCATAG
- a CDS encoding type II toxin-antitoxin system RelB/DinJ family antitoxin encodes MNKNTLIQFRIDHDLKIDAENICNQLGIDLTTVLKMCLKQIIIQKGIPFSVHLPDDGEKYHSDSNVNDSKRQGIDKKSDKDFEIDIRGINEEVESIRKENRI; translated from the coding sequence TTGAATAAAAATACTTTGATACAGTTTAGAATTGATCATGATTTAAAAATTGATGCTGAAAATATTTGCAATCAGTTGGGTATTGATTTAACAACAGTTCTTAAAATGTGTCTAAAACAAATAATTATACAAAAAGGTATACCCTTTTCAGTCCATTTGCCAGATGATGGAGAAAAGTATCATTCTGACTCTAATGTAAATGATTCTAAAAGACAGGGTATAGATAAGAAGTCAGATAAAGACTTTGAAATAGACATCAGAGGAATAAATGAAGAGGTAGAGAGTATAAGAAAAGAAAATAGAATATAG